The Schistocerca nitens isolate TAMUIC-IGC-003100 chromosome 12, iqSchNite1.1, whole genome shotgun sequence genome has a window encoding:
- the LOC126214967 gene encoding sonic hedgehog protein, producing the protein MPVTEKSSQAARSGGCFPGDATVLLSDGQRLPLRRLRIGQRVQAVDLESGQTLFSEVILFLDRSPNEERPFLRLSLASGSALLVTPAHLLPVDGGSRGVQQVFAGSVRPGDRLFVSGENVTSVHVERVLTVSEERRPGVYAPLTRHGTVVVDGVAASCYAVVSSHSLAHWSYAPYRFGSGVRDLFRKLFSTGPEGGGPEAAGSERTTPGSGVHWYARALYAIARFVLPSGMLYK; encoded by the exons ATGCCTGTTACAGAAA AGTCATCGCAGGCAGCGCGCTCTGGTGGCTGCTTCCCGGGCGACGCGACGGTGCTGCTCTCTGACGGGCAGCGGCTGCCACTGCGGCGGCTCCGCATAGGCCAGCGCGTGCAGGCAGTTGACCTGGAGAGTGGCCAGACACTCTTCTCGGAGGTCATCCTCTTCCTAGACCGCAGCCCTAAT GAGGAGCGACCGTTCTTGCGGCTGTCCCTGGCATCCGGCAGTGCCCTCCTGGTGACACCAGCTCACCTGCTGCCCGTGGACGGGGGCTCGAGAGGTGTGCAGCAAGTCTTCGCCGGCAGCGTGCGCCCGGGAGACCGTCTCTTT GTGTCAGGCGAGAACGTGACGTCGGTGCACGTGGAGCGGGTGCTGACAGTGTCGGAGGAGAGGCGGCCGGGCGTCTACGCACCGCTGACGCGCCACGGCACCGTCGTCGTGGACGGCGTCGCCGCGTCCTGCTACGCCGTCGTCTCCAGCCACTCGCTGGCCCACTGGTCCTACGCACCCTACCGCTTCGGCTCCGGTGTCCGGGACTTGTTCCGGAAACTGTTCTCGACCGGTCCAGAAGGTGGCGGACCGGAGGCCGCGGGCTCCGAGCGGACGACGCCCGGTTCTGGCGTCCACTGGTACGCCCGTGCTCTGTACGCAATTGCCAGGTTCGTCCTGCCCTCCGGCATGCTGTACAAGTGA